A DNA window from Bradyrhizobium sp. CCBAU 53421 contains the following coding sequences:
- a CDS encoding DUF1236 domain-containing protein, producing MRNRILAVAAVAAAITVPAVAAQAQTVGVVHGGPPVAVEDDEGIAVEQRPAFREYIVRERVPNYTVPDRVVVGTILPDAGVTTYDVPQRFGATPYRYTVVNGETVLVEPRSRRIVQVVD from the coding sequence ATGCGAAACAGAATACTTGCCGTTGCAGCGGTTGCTGCTGCGATCACGGTGCCGGCTGTTGCCGCACAGGCCCAGACCGTTGGCGTGGTCCACGGTGGCCCGCCGGTTGCAGTCGAGGATGACGAGGGCATTGCCGTCGAGCAGCGCCCGGCATTCCGCGAATACATCGTGCGCGAGCGCGTGCCGAACTACACCGTTCCGGATCGCGTCGTGGTCGGCACCATACTGCCGGACGCCGGCGTGACCACTTACGACGTGCCGCAACGGTTCGGCGCAACACCGTATCGCTACACCGTCGTGAATGGTGAGACCGTTCTGGTCGAGCCGCGTTCGCGGCGGATCGTTCAGGTGGTCGACTAG
- a CDS encoding MFS transporter has translation MAVTTGDLRPASGTWRTPLVIIVCGCAIALLSFGPRSSLGFFVQPMGREFAWGRDVFGLAIALQNLLWGLGQPIAGAIADRFGLLRVMIVGALLYAAGLLLMRYSTTSLSLDISAGVLIGFGLSGSSFNLVLAAFSKLLPPEKRGIALGAGTAAGSFGQFLFAPFGVAMIDNFGWQTALVVFSALMLLILPLSLALATPPAETAKVPAADQQSFKTALAEAFGHRSYVLLVLGFFTCGFQLAFITIHLPAYLADRGIPATTGGWVVAAIGLFNIVGSLSVGWLQNFVPKRYLLSVIYFSRALATVAFISFPVTPFSAIAFGAASGLLWLSSVPPTSALVALMFGTRWFSTLYGFAFVSHQVGGFLGVWLGGVVFEQYGSYTPIWWLSVLFGVLSALINLPIVEKPVVRPVAQPA, from the coding sequence ATGGCTGTTACCACCGGGGATCTTCGACCGGCGTCCGGCACCTGGCGCACGCCGCTCGTCATCATCGTCTGCGGCTGCGCCATTGCGCTCTTGAGTTTCGGCCCGCGCTCCAGCCTCGGCTTCTTCGTACAGCCGATGGGCCGCGAATTCGCTTGGGGCCGCGACGTGTTCGGCCTCGCCATCGCGCTGCAGAATCTGTTGTGGGGGCTCGGCCAGCCGATCGCAGGGGCCATCGCCGATCGCTTCGGCCTGCTGCGCGTCATGATCGTCGGCGCGCTGCTCTATGCCGCCGGCCTGCTGCTGATGCGCTATTCGACCACCTCATTGTCGCTCGACATCAGCGCCGGCGTGCTGATCGGCTTCGGCCTGTCGGGCTCGTCGTTCAACCTGGTGCTGGCGGCCTTCAGCAAGCTGTTGCCGCCCGAGAAGCGCGGCATTGCGCTCGGCGCCGGCACCGCCGCCGGTTCGTTCGGCCAGTTCCTGTTCGCGCCGTTCGGCGTCGCAATGATCGACAATTTCGGCTGGCAGACCGCGCTCGTGGTGTTCAGCGCGCTGATGCTGCTGATCCTGCCGCTCTCGCTCGCGCTTGCGACGCCACCGGCCGAGACCGCCAAGGTGCCGGCCGCCGACCAGCAGTCGTTCAAGACTGCGCTGGCCGAAGCCTTCGGCCATCGCTCCTATGTGTTGCTGGTGCTGGGTTTCTTCACCTGCGGCTTCCAGCTTGCCTTCATCACCATCCACCTGCCGGCCTATCTGGCCGACCGCGGCATTCCGGCGACCACCGGCGGCTGGGTGGTCGCGGCGATCGGCCTGTTCAACATCGTGGGCTCGCTCAGCGTCGGCTGGCTGCAGAACTTCGTTCCGAAGCGCTATCTGCTCTCGGTGATCTACTTTTCGCGCGCGCTGGCGACGGTCGCCTTCATCTCGTTCCCGGTGACGCCGTTCTCGGCGATCGCATTCGGCGCGGCCTCGGGGCTGCTGTGGCTGTCGAGCGTGCCCCCGACCTCAGCGCTGGTGGCGCTGATGTTCGGCACCCGCTGGTTCTCCACCCTGTATGGCTTCGCCTTCGTCAGCCATCAGGTGGGCGGCTTCCTCGGGGTCTGGCTCGGCGGCGTCGTGTTCGAGCAGTATGGCTCCTACACGCCGATCTGGTGGCTGTCGGTGCTGTTCGGCGTGCTGTCGGCGCTGATCAACCTGCCGATCGTCGAAAAGCCCGTCGTGCGCCCGGTTGCGCAGCCTGCCTGA
- a CDS encoding MDR family oxidoreductase — MATFKAIRIDKADKGTTAALTQFDDTELMDGDVTVRVEWSTLNYKDGLALTGKAPVVRRFPMIAGIDFAGTVEQSSHPDWKAGDKVVCNGWGMGETHLGAYAEKARVKGDWLVRLPDGISARDAMAVGTAGYTAMLSVLALEKHGLTPKSGPVVVTGAAGGVGSVAIAVLSKLGYHVIASTGRMSEADYLKGLGAAEVIDRAELSGAPKPLAKERWAGGVDSVGSTTLANLLSMTRYGGAIAACGLAAGMDLPSSVAPFILRGVCLLGIDSVMCPIELRRTAWRRLASDLDKAKLADITHEIALDEVMSYGAKILGGEVRGRIVVKIV, encoded by the coding sequence GTGGCAACGTTCAAGGCAATCAGGATCGACAAGGCGGACAAGGGTACCACCGCCGCACTGACCCAATTCGACGACACGGAATTGATGGATGGCGACGTTACCGTCCGCGTCGAATGGTCGACGCTGAACTACAAGGACGGCCTGGCGCTGACCGGCAAGGCGCCGGTGGTGCGCCGCTTCCCGATGATCGCCGGCATCGATTTCGCCGGCACCGTCGAGCAATCCAGCCATCCCGACTGGAAGGCGGGCGACAAGGTCGTCTGCAACGGCTGGGGCATGGGCGAGACCCATCTCGGCGCCTATGCCGAAAAGGCCCGCGTCAAGGGCGACTGGCTGGTACGGCTGCCGGACGGCATTTCGGCCCGCGACGCGATGGCCGTGGGGACTGCCGGCTATACCGCGATGCTCTCGGTGCTGGCGCTGGAGAAGCATGGTCTGACGCCGAAGAGCGGCCCGGTGGTGGTCACCGGCGCCGCCGGCGGGGTCGGCTCGGTCGCGATCGCGGTGCTGTCGAAGCTCGGCTACCACGTCATCGCCTCGACCGGGCGGATGTCGGAGGCCGACTATCTCAAGGGGCTCGGCGCCGCCGAGGTGATCGACCGCGCCGAGCTGTCGGGCGCCCCGAAGCCGCTTGCGAAGGAGCGCTGGGCCGGCGGCGTCGACAGCGTCGGGTCGACCACGCTCGCCAATCTGCTCTCGATGACCAGATACGGCGGCGCCATCGCGGCCTGCGGCCTGGCGGCCGGCATGGACCTGCCGTCGTCGGTCGCGCCTTTCATTTTGCGGGGTGTGTGCCTTCTCGGCATCGATTCCGTGATGTGCCCGATCGAGCTCCGCAGGACCGCCTGGCGTCGCCTTGCCAGCGATCTGGACAAGGCAAAACTGGCTGATATCACTCATGAAATCGCCCTGGACGAGGTCATGAGTTACGGCGCGAAAATCCTTGGCGGCGAGGTCCGTGGCCGGATCGTGGTAAAAATAGTCTGA
- a CDS encoding cell wall hydrolase → MFVSRNQPKGARLALFGLGLGIFALMPTELGYQDIASLLARQPGVAERWQKRVFASAFGSIQVATYSFGRPIGTSAPQDPQILLARLDSPSVDITGTVTRNPITAPPPRYQASDFPKVDRTLKGDRLVVGRPGQADPAQPLNPAPANEDPATSNASVKGMKTATAPADNAPLDPELQEALRAPPLPQYAKPSPQQYDVSMSLEANPLDDLKPVPAKPVPAKPAALPPVDAAHERDPFAFKTASLFFGSSLGTPENLERWQPGEAPVVVAPVVQPDPDMKVMASLPVDADGPVKAGEMGESIAPKGEVNADDQHTKTPAERLGLFDEKSRAKSEKCLAEAVYFEARGEAVRGQIAVAQVVLNRAFSGKYPETVCGVVYQNKNRHYACQFTFACDNIPDVVREPDMWDRAKKISKAILDGKLWLPEVDRSTHYHAYWVRPSWVSEMKKTYKFGVHTFYRPRAWGDGSDAPSWGSAAETAKISAQLAEAAQSSAEQASAKR, encoded by the coding sequence ATGTTTGTGTCGCGTAACCAGCCGAAGGGCGCACGTCTCGCGCTCTTCGGTCTCGGTCTTGGCATCTTCGCCTTGATGCCGACCGAGCTCGGATATCAGGATATTGCCTCGCTCCTGGCCCGGCAGCCCGGCGTCGCCGAGCGCTGGCAGAAGCGCGTCTTCGCCTCCGCGTTCGGCTCCATCCAGGTCGCCACCTACAGCTTCGGCCGTCCGATCGGCACCTCCGCGCCGCAGGATCCGCAGATCCTGCTCGCAAGGCTGGACAGTCCGAGTGTCGACATCACCGGCACGGTGACGCGCAATCCGATCACGGCACCGCCGCCGCGCTACCAGGCATCCGATTTTCCAAAGGTCGATCGCACCCTGAAGGGCGATCGTCTCGTTGTCGGTCGGCCTGGCCAGGCCGATCCTGCGCAGCCCCTGAACCCGGCGCCGGCGAACGAGGATCCCGCGACGTCGAATGCGTCGGTCAAGGGCATGAAGACCGCGACTGCGCCCGCCGACAACGCCCCGCTCGATCCCGAATTGCAGGAGGCGCTGCGTGCGCCGCCGCTGCCGCAATATGCCAAGCCGTCGCCGCAGCAATACGACGTGTCGATGTCGCTCGAGGCCAACCCGCTCGACGATCTGAAACCTGTGCCCGCCAAGCCTGTGCCTGCCAAGCCTGCCGCTCTGCCGCCTGTCGATGCGGCGCACGAGCGTGACCCGTTTGCATTCAAGACCGCCAGCCTGTTCTTCGGCTCCTCGCTCGGCACGCCCGAGAACCTCGAGCGCTGGCAGCCCGGCGAGGCGCCGGTCGTCGTGGCGCCCGTGGTGCAGCCCGATCCCGATATGAAGGTGATGGCGTCGCTGCCGGTCGATGCCGACGGTCCGGTCAAGGCCGGCGAGATGGGCGAGAGCATCGCGCCGAAGGGCGAGGTCAACGCCGACGATCAGCACACCAAGACGCCGGCCGAGCGGCTCGGCCTGTTCGACGAGAAATCGCGCGCCAAGTCGGAGAAGTGCCTCGCCGAGGCGGTCTATTTCGAAGCGCGCGGCGAAGCCGTGCGCGGCCAGATCGCAGTCGCCCAGGTGGTGCTGAACCGCGCCTTCTCCGGCAAATATCCGGAGACGGTGTGCGGCGTGGTCTACCAGAACAAGAACCGCCACTACGCCTGTCAGTTCACCTTCGCCTGCGACAACATCCCCGACGTCGTCCGCGAGCCCGACATGTGGGATCGCGCCAAAAAGATCTCGAAGGCGATCCTCGACGGCAAATTGTGGCTGCCCGAAGTCGATCGCTCGACCCACTACCACGCCTATTGGGTGCGGCCGTCCTGGGTCAGTGAAATGAAGAAGACGTACAAGTTCGGCGTCCACACCTTCTATCGCCCGCGCGCCTGGGGCGACGGCAGCGACGCGCCGAGCTGGGGCAGCGCAGCCGAGACCGCCAAGATCTCGGCGCAGCTTGCCGAAGCCGCCCAGAGCTCGGCCGAGCAGGCCAGCGCCAAGCGGTAG
- a CDS encoding bifunctional 2-polyprenyl-6-hydroxyphenol methylase/3-demethylubiquinol 3-O-methyltransferase UbiG has product MDRATLAAYDKEAAAFAQDWHDQPAPRDLQEIVGQFFIKGGATADIGCGSGREVAWLNANGFPAEGFDASEGLLAEARTRYPALRFIRAELPELSGIAADSFDNVLCETVIMHLDPALIAPSVRRMFELVKPGGIFYLSWRVTTGDDARDTHGRLYAAFDTALVRAELAAAELLLDAEVVSASSGKVIHRIVARKHG; this is encoded by the coding sequence ATGGACCGCGCAACGCTCGCCGCTTACGACAAGGAGGCGGCGGCGTTTGCGCAGGACTGGCACGACCAGCCGGCACCTCGCGATCTGCAGGAGATCGTCGGGCAATTCTTCATCAAGGGCGGTGCGACCGCCGATATCGGCTGCGGCAGCGGGCGCGAGGTGGCCTGGCTCAATGCCAACGGCTTCCCGGCCGAAGGTTTTGATGCCTCCGAGGGCCTGCTCGCGGAAGCTCGCACCCGCTACCCTGCGCTGCGCTTCATCCGCGCCGAACTTCCCGAGCTGTCCGGCATCGCGGCCGACAGCTTCGACAATGTGCTGTGCGAGACCGTGATCATGCATCTCGATCCCGCGCTGATCGCCCCGTCGGTGCGCCGCATGTTCGAACTCGTGAAGCCCGGCGGCATCTTCTATCTGAGCTGGCGCGTGACCACCGGCGACGATGCGCGCGATACGCATGGCCGGCTCTACGCGGCGTTCGATACCGCGCTGGTACGGGCCGAACTGGCGGCGGCCGAGTTGCTGCTTGACGCGGAAGTCGTCAGCGCCTCGTCCGGCAAGGTCATCCACCGCATCGTGGCGCGGAAGCACGGCTGA
- a CDS encoding DUF2339 domain-containing protein has product MFDSPFDFLTLVIAIVAIIFARKALGQISVLQRRLDAIEATGVAVARTAVPPPLAPLEAFEQTLPAAPSIAPPPLPEAAPSEPAAHAEPVTDAAGAAPPPLPEPPAPPPPTPGFEETLGTRWVVWIGGLTLALGGFFMVRYSIEAGLLGPGVRTMLGGLFALALLGAGEWTRRKESISSIEALPVANIPAILTAAGTAVAFATVYAAYALYDFLAPATAFILLGMVALGTLAAALLHGPALAGLGIVGAFVTPILVSSDNPDFWSLYIYLAIVTAAALGLARIRLWRWLAVTTIAFALLWTFPCLQCGPEMIAPHVFHVIAGFVLAALLVVCGFMFGPDGDGEETEPISSGSLAAYLFGAMLIVLNSAHADIAMIGFALLTAASLFVAWRAPAAAGAIAAASLFAFIVFGEWAVRRNVDMLVLPGGAIPGIGPSATDGSVSLHLVTAALFAAAFGIAGFLAQFRFATTKITVTWAAAAVFTPVALLVALYARIAHLDRSIPFAISAVLLAAAYAAATEALTRRGERPELSSSIALSATGALASLALALTFALDKGWLTIALALVSMGTAWLSVQRPIPFLRWLAAILAGIVVLRIGYEPRIAGDAVGTTPIFNWLLWGYGVPALSFWAASHFLRRNGDDVPLRMVESAAILFTVLLAFMEIRHAVNAGDVYYASAGLTEVALQVGVTLAMAIGLERLRLRSGSIVHNVGAVLLTAFAGLASLFGLLGLENPMLWWQDVGGSFINLLLLGYALPAVLALLLSYAVAGHRPAPYANTIAAGALVLALAYVTFEIRRLYHGPVLTHGETTGAEQYTYSIAWLMFGVALLGIGIVVNSQRARLASAAVIGLTILKAFLVDMSTLTGVYRALSFMCLGVVLVAIGWLYQRILFRRRAAPPVPQAEA; this is encoded by the coding sequence ATGTTCGATTCGCCGTTCGATTTCCTGACGCTCGTCATCGCCATTGTCGCGATCATTTTCGCGCGCAAGGCGCTGGGCCAGATCTCGGTGCTGCAGCGCCGGCTGGATGCGATCGAGGCCACGGGCGTGGCCGTCGCGCGGACGGCCGTGCCGCCACCGCTGGCGCCGCTCGAGGCGTTCGAGCAGACGCTTCCGGCGGCGCCTTCCATCGCGCCACCGCCGCTCCCCGAAGCGGCTCCGAGCGAACCGGCTGCGCATGCAGAGCCAGTCACGGACGCGGCAGGTGCCGCGCCACCGCCGCTACCAGAGCCTCCCGCTCCGCCGCCCCCGACGCCCGGCTTCGAGGAGACGCTCGGCACGCGCTGGGTGGTGTGGATCGGCGGCCTGACGCTCGCGCTCGGCGGCTTCTTCATGGTGCGCTATTCGATCGAGGCCGGGCTGCTCGGCCCCGGCGTGCGCACGATGCTCGGCGGATTGTTTGCGCTCGCGCTGCTCGGCGCCGGCGAGTGGACACGGCGCAAGGAAAGCATCTCCAGCATCGAGGCGTTGCCGGTTGCCAACATTCCAGCGATCCTCACCGCCGCCGGCACCGCGGTGGCGTTCGCCACCGTCTACGCCGCCTACGCATTGTACGACTTCCTCGCGCCGGCAACCGCCTTCATCCTGCTCGGCATGGTCGCGCTCGGCACGCTCGCCGCGGCGCTGTTGCACGGACCTGCGCTGGCCGGGCTTGGCATCGTCGGCGCCTTCGTCACCCCGATCCTGGTCTCGTCCGACAACCCCGACTTCTGGTCGCTCTACATCTATCTCGCCATCGTCACGGCGGCGGCGCTCGGCCTCGCGCGCATCCGGCTGTGGCGCTGGCTTGCCGTGACGACGATCGCCTTCGCGCTGCTGTGGACCTTCCCGTGCCTGCAATGCGGGCCGGAGATGATCGCACCGCACGTCTTCCACGTGATCGCAGGCTTCGTGCTGGCAGCGCTGCTGGTGGTCTGCGGCTTCATGTTCGGCCCCGACGGCGACGGCGAGGAGACCGAGCCGATCTCCTCCGGCTCGCTCGCGGCCTATCTGTTCGGCGCGATGCTGATCGTGCTCAACAGCGCGCACGCCGACATCGCAATGATCGGCTTCGCGCTGCTGACGGCAGCGAGCCTTTTCGTGGCCTGGCGCGCGCCGGCCGCAGCGGGCGCGATCGCCGCCGCGTCGCTATTCGCCTTCATCGTGTTCGGCGAGTGGGCCGTCCGCCGCAACGTCGACATGCTGGTGCTGCCGGGCGGTGCGATCCCGGGCATCGGCCCGTCCGCGACCGATGGCTCGGTCTCGCTGCATCTCGTCACCGCGGCGCTGTTCGCGGCCGCGTTCGGCATCGCCGGCTTCCTCGCACAATTCCGCTTTGCCACGACGAAGATCACGGTGACCTGGGCCGCGGCGGCCGTGTTCACGCCGGTCGCACTGCTGGTCGCACTCTACGCACGCATCGCGCATCTCGATCGCTCGATCCCGTTCGCGATATCAGCCGTGCTGCTTGCCGCCGCCTACGCCGCCGCGACCGAAGCGCTGACCCGGCGCGGCGAGCGGCCGGAGCTGTCCTCCTCGATTGCGCTGTCGGCAACCGGCGCCCTCGCCTCGCTGGCGCTGGCGCTCACCTTCGCGCTCGACAAGGGCTGGCTCACCATCGCGCTGGCGCTGGTGTCGATGGGCACGGCGTGGCTGTCGGTGCAGCGGCCGATCCCGTTCCTGCGCTGGCTCGCCGCGATCCTGGCCGGCATCGTAGTGCTGCGCATCGGCTACGAGCCGCGGATCGCCGGCGATGCCGTCGGCACCACGCCGATCTTCAACTGGCTGCTGTGGGGCTATGGCGTTCCGGCGCTGTCGTTCTGGGCGGCAAGCCATTTCCTGCGCCGCAACGGCGACGACGTCCCGCTGCGCATGGTCGAGTCAGCCGCGATCCTGTTCACGGTGCTGCTCGCCTTCATGGAGATCCGCCACGCGGTCAATGCCGGCGATGTCTATTACGCCAGCGCCGGGCTGACCGAGGTCGCGTTGCAAGTCGGCGTGACGCTGGCGATGGCGATCGGGCTGGAGCGGCTGCGGCTGCGCAGCGGCAGCATCGTCCACAATGTCGGCGCGGTGCTGCTGACCGCGTTTGCCGGACTTGCCAGCCTGTTCGGGCTGCTGGGGCTGGAGAACCCGATGCTGTGGTGGCAGGACGTCGGCGGCAGCTTCATCAATCTGCTGCTGCTCGGCTACGCGTTGCCGGCCGTGCTGGCACTGCTGCTGTCCTATGCGGTGGCGGGCCATCGTCCCGCGCCCTACGCCAACACGATCGCCGCCGGCGCGCTGGTGCTTGCGCTCGCCTATGTCACGTTCGAAATCCGCAGGCTCTATCATGGACCGGTGCTGACGCACGGCGAGACCACCGGCGCGGAGCAATACACCTATTCGATCGCCTGGCTGATGTTCGGCGTCGCGCTGCTCGGCATCGGCATCGTCGTCAACTCGCAGCGGGCGCGGCTCGCCTCCGCTGCGGTGATCGGGCTGACGATCCTGAAGGCGTTCCTGGTCGACATGTCGACGCTCACTGGCGTCTACCGGGCACTGTCGTTCATGTGCCTCGGCGTCGTGCTGGTTGCGATCGGCTGGCTCTATCAGCGGATCCTGTTCCGCAGGCGGGCCGCTCCGCCTGTCCCGCAGGCTGAGGCTTGA
- the ppdK gene encoding pyruvate, phosphate dikinase, protein MAKAVAKSKKTAEKTAAKSKSSAPARKAAPARKALKKSVPKAAPKPAAKSAAKPASKVPAKAVTAAKKAAPPAIKAGKWVYTFGDGKAEGQATLRNLLGGKGANLAEMANLGLPVPPGFTIPTSVCTYFYDHDKTYPKELKAQVEKALDYVGKLTGKSFGDAKNPLLVSVRSGARASMPGMMDTVLNLGLNDRTVEALAELSGDRRFAYDSYRRFITMYSDVVLGFEHHHFEDILDTFKDGQGYSLDTDLTGDDWVELVGKYKEAVAKETGHEFPQDPHDQLWGAIGAVFSSWMNARAVTYRKLHDIPESWGTAVNVQAMVFGNMGETSATGVAFTRNPSTGESKLYGEFLINAQGEDVVAGIRTPQDITEEARLESGSDKLSMEAAMPAAFKELTRIYTLLEKHYRDMQDMEFTVEQGKLWMLQTRGGKRTAKAALRIAVELANEGLISRKDAVTRIDPASLDQLLHPTIDPAAKRDVIATGLPASPGAASGEIVFSSDEAAKLQADGRKVILVRIETSPEDIHGMHAAEGILTTRGGMTSHAAVVARGMGKPCVSGCGTIRVDYGRGTMSVGSRTFKTGDVITIDGSVGQVLAGRMPMIEPELSGEFGTLMGWADEVRKLGVRVNGDTPDDARTAVKFGAEGIGLCRTEHMFFEETRIRTVREMILSEDEQSRRAALSKLLPMQRADFVELFEIMKGLPVTIRLLDPPLHEFLPHTQAEIEEVARAMNTDPRKLADRARELSEFNPMLGFRGCRLAIAYPEIAEMQARAIFEAAVEAGKRTGKPVGLEVMVPLIATKAEFDLVKARIDATANAVMKETGVKLTYQVGTMIELPRACLMAGEVAQTAEFFSFGTNDLTQTTYGISRDDAASFLGTYVAKGILEIDPFISVDRDGVGELVRIGVTRGRKTRPSLKVGICGEHGGDPASVAFCHEVGLDYVSCSPYRVPIARLAAAQAALGKEIASQA, encoded by the coding sequence ATGGCCAAAGCCGTCGCGAAGTCCAAGAAAACTGCCGAGAAAACTGCAGCGAAATCAAAGTCCTCGGCACCGGCCCGGAAGGCCGCTCCGGCGCGCAAGGCGCTGAAGAAGAGCGTCCCGAAGGCGGCGCCGAAACCCGCCGCCAAATCGGCGGCAAAGCCGGCCAGCAAGGTGCCGGCGAAGGCCGTCACCGCTGCGAAAAAGGCGGCTCCGCCCGCGATCAAGGCCGGCAAGTGGGTCTATACGTTCGGCGACGGCAAGGCCGAGGGCCAGGCGACCCTGCGCAATCTGCTCGGCGGCAAGGGCGCCAACCTCGCGGAAATGGCCAATCTCGGCCTGCCGGTGCCCCCCGGCTTCACCATCCCGACCTCGGTCTGCACCTATTTCTACGACCACGACAAGACGTATCCGAAGGAATTGAAAGCACAGGTTGAGAAGGCGCTCGACTATGTCGGCAAGCTGACCGGCAAGAGCTTCGGCGACGCCAAGAACCCGCTGCTGGTCTCGGTCCGCTCGGGCGCGCGCGCCTCGATGCCGGGCATGATGGACACCGTGCTCAATCTCGGCCTCAACGACCGCACCGTCGAAGCGCTCGCCGAGCTCTCCGGCGACCGCCGCTTCGCCTATGACAGCTATCGCCGCTTCATCACGATGTATTCGGACGTGGTGCTCGGCTTCGAGCATCATCATTTCGAGGACATCCTCGACACCTTCAAGGACGGCCAGGGCTACTCGCTCGATACCGATCTCACCGGCGACGACTGGGTCGAGCTGGTCGGCAAGTACAAGGAGGCGGTCGCCAAGGAGACCGGCCACGAGTTCCCGCAGGATCCGCACGACCAGCTGTGGGGCGCGATCGGTGCCGTGTTCTCGTCCTGGATGAACGCGCGCGCGGTGACCTATCGCAAGCTGCACGACATCCCGGAATCCTGGGGCACCGCCGTCAACGTGCAGGCGATGGTGTTCGGCAACATGGGCGAGACCTCGGCGACCGGCGTTGCGTTCACGCGCAATCCCTCGACCGGCGAGAGCAAGCTGTACGGCGAGTTCCTGATCAACGCGCAGGGCGAGGACGTCGTCGCCGGCATCCGCACGCCGCAGGACATCACCGAAGAGGCGCGGCTGGAGTCCGGCTCCGACAAGCTGTCGATGGAGGCCGCGATGCCGGCCGCGTTCAAGGAGCTGACGCGGATCTACACGCTGCTCGAGAAGCACTACCGCGACATGCAGGACATGGAGTTCACGGTCGAGCAGGGCAAGCTGTGGATGCTGCAGACCCGTGGCGGCAAGCGGACCGCGAAGGCGGCGCTGCGCATCGCGGTCGAGCTCGCCAATGAGGGCCTGATCTCGCGCAAGGACGCGGTGACGCGGATCGATCCGGCTTCGCTGGACCAGCTGCTGCACCCGACCATCGATCCCGCCGCCAAGCGCGACGTGATCGCGACCGGCTTGCCGGCATCGCCCGGCGCGGCGTCGGGCGAGATCGTGTTCTCGTCGGACGAGGCGGCCAAGCTGCAGGCCGACGGACGCAAGGTGATCCTGGTCCGCATCGAGACCAGCCCGGAAGACATCCACGGCATGCACGCCGCCGAAGGCATCCTGACCACCCGCGGCGGCATGACGTCGCATGCGGCGGTGGTCGCGCGCGGCATGGGCAAGCCCTGCGTTTCCGGCTGCGGCACCATTCGTGTCGACTACGGCCGCGGCACCATGAGCGTGGGCTCGCGCACCTTCAAGACCGGCGACGTCATCACCATCGACGGCTCGGTCGGGCAGGTGCTGGCCGGCCGCATGCCGATGATCGAGCCGGAACTGTCCGGCGAGTTCGGCACGCTGATGGGCTGGGCCGACGAGGTCCGCAAGCTCGGCGTCCGCGTCAACGGCGACACACCCGATGACGCGCGCACCGCGGTGAAGTTCGGCGCCGAGGGCATCGGCCTCTGCCGCACCGAGCACATGTTCTTCGAGGAGACCCGCATCCGCACCGTGCGCGAGATGATCCTCTCCGAGGACGAGCAGTCGCGCCGCGCCGCGCTGTCGAAGCTGCTGCCGATGCAGCGCGCCGACTTCGTCGAGCTGTTCGAGATCATGAAGGGCCTGCCGGTCACGATCCGTTTGCTCGATCCGCCGCTGCACGAGTTCCTGCCGCATACCCAGGCCGAGATCGAGGAAGTGGCGCGCGCCATGAACACCGATCCGCGCAAGCTCGCCGACCGCGCCCGCGAACTGTCCGAGTTCAACCCGATGCTCGGCTTCCGCGGCTGCCGTCTCGCGATCGCCTATCCCGAGATCGCCGAGATGCAGGCGCGCGCGATCTTCGAGGCGGCGGTCGAAGCCGGCAAGCGCACCGGCAAGCCGGTCGGACTCGAGGTGATGGTGCCGCTGATCGCGACCAAGGCCGAGTTCGATCTGGTCAAGGCGCGGATCGATGCGACCGCCAATGCGGTGATGAAGGAAACCGGCGTCAAGCTGACCTACCAGGTCGGCACCATGATCGAGCTGCCGCGCGCCTGCCTGATGGCCGGCGAGGTGGCGCAGACTGCGGAGTTCTTCTCCTTCGGCACCAACGACCTGACGCAGACCACCTACGGCATCAGCCGCGACGACGCCGCGAGCTTCCTCGGCACCTATGTCGCCAAGGGCATCCTCGAGATCGATCCGTTCATTTCGGTCGATCGCGACGGTGTTGGCGAGCTCGTTAGGATCGGCGTGACGCGCGGCCGCAAGACGCGGCCGAGCCTCAAGGTCGGCATCTGCGGCGAGCATGGCGGCGATCCCGCATCGGTCGCGTTCTGCCACGAGGTCGGGCTCGACTACGTCTCGTGCTCGCCCTATCGCGTGCCGATCGCCCGTCTCGCCGCAGCGCAGGCCGCGCTCGGCAAGGAGATCGCCAGCCAGGCGTAA
- a CDS encoding DUF3096 domain-containing protein has translation MTITAGHLPAIVALVAGVLILIMPRLLNYIVAIYLIFVGLVGMGLLRWLHL, from the coding sequence ATGACCATCACCGCTGGGCATCTGCCTGCCATCGTGGCTCTGGTTGCAGGCGTCCTGATCCTGATCATGCCGCGGCTGCTCAACTACATCGTCGCGATCTACCTGATCTTCGTCGGGCTCGTGGGAATGGGTCTGCTGCGCTGGCTGCACCTGTAG